In Desulfotignum phosphitoxidans DSM 13687, one DNA window encodes the following:
- a CDS encoding NAD(P)/FAD-dependent oxidoreductase: MTKKYDAIIIGAGVIGTPIAYELCKMGYKTLNVDKVPDAGEGSTAGSCAIVRAHYSTEDGVALAYEGFKYWLDWENYLDNVKDEKGLAKYMNTGSILIKSDGHDWRKVQKHYDAVGVKYEEWDVDTVKKHVPPIDMHKFWPVRRPEDPKFYDEPTEMLEGAIFCPEGGYVNDPALSAHNIMRAAEAKGGEFMFNAEVVDIRSENGKVKGITLKDGTQIDADIVVNVGGPHSFKVNQMAEGVWEGCNIKTKALRHEVMYCPSPEGYDYLNDGYHMSDGDIGCYERPEVGNMFLIGSEDPECDPQEWVDPDEFYAGKGGKGRDNVLTDAQWKAQCYRLGKRIPSLKVPNQPKGVVDLYDVSDDWIPIYDKSDLPGFYMAVGTSGNQYKNAPVVGRMMAELIDACEKGLDHDKEPFQYEFKYTKRTLDVGFFSRKREINYDSSFSVNG, encoded by the coding sequence ATGACTAAAAAATATGATGCCATCATCATTGGTGCCGGCGTAATCGGAACCCCCATTGCCTATGAACTGTGCAAAATGGGATACAAAACCCTGAATGTGGACAAGGTGCCGGATGCGGGTGAAGGCTCCACGGCCGGTTCCTGTGCCATTGTCCGGGCCCATTACTCCACGGAGGACGGGGTGGCTTTGGCCTATGAAGGGTTCAAGTACTGGCTGGACTGGGAAAATTACCTGGACAATGTCAAGGATGAAAAAGGCCTGGCCAAATACATGAACACCGGGTCCATCCTGATCAAATCCGACGGCCATGACTGGCGCAAGGTTCAGAAACACTATGATGCCGTGGGCGTGAAGTACGAAGAATGGGATGTGGACACCGTCAAAAAACATGTGCCCCCCATTGACATGCACAAGTTCTGGCCGGTGCGCCGTCCTGAAGATCCCAAGTTCTATGATGAGCCCACTGAAATGCTGGAAGGCGCTATTTTCTGCCCGGAAGGCGGGTATGTGAACGATCCGGCCCTGTCCGCCCACAACATCATGCGGGCCGCCGAAGCCAAGGGCGGCGAGTTCATGTTTAACGCCGAAGTGGTGGATATCCGGAGCGAAAACGGCAAGGTCAAAGGTATCACCCTGAAAGACGGCACTCAGATCGATGCGGACATTGTGGTGAACGTGGGCGGTCCCCATTCCTTCAAGGTCAACCAGATGGCTGAAGGCGTGTGGGAAGGCTGCAACATCAAGACCAAAGCCCTGCGCCACGAAGTCATGTACTGCCCGTCTCCGGAAGGATATGACTACCTCAATGACGGATATCACATGTCTGACGGGGATATCGGCTGCTATGAAAGACCGGAAGTGGGAAACATGTTCCTCATCGGTTCCGAAGACCCGGAATGTGATCCCCAGGAATGGGTGGACCCGGATGAATTCTATGCCGGCAAAGGCGGCAAAGGCCGGGACAATGTCCTCACCGACGCCCAGTGGAAAGCCCAGTGCTACCGCCTTGGCAAACGGATTCCCTCCCTCAAGGTGCCCAACCAGCCCAAAGGCGTGGTGGACCTGTATGACGTGTCCGACGACTGGATCCCCATTTATGACAAATCCGACCTGCCCGGTTTCTACATGGCCGTCGGTACTTCAGGCAACCAGTACAAGAACGCCCCCGTGGTGGGACGCATGATGGCGGAACTCATCGATGCCTGTGAAAAAGGCCTGGATCATGACAAGGAACCGTTCCAGTATGAATTCAAATACACCAAACGGACCTTGGATGTGGGCTTTTTCTCCAGAAAACGGGAAATCAACTATGATTCCAGTTTCTCTGTAAACGGATAA
- a CDS encoding sarcosine oxidase subunit gamma SoxG encodes MKDIKRYSPVEFKVTPLKTENRDHWDVVMEYHNEGDGPWLVDLCHRTRLDLQTGNLDAKKPFGITIPATPGQSVLEKGMLVNRMNGIQSSIYHLAGDAIDMPKETEYTDVTESTVFLAIMGEAVFAICEKLSALDFMDKNRETPFLYQGPFSHVPCQIVTLSRDKEKSGVVLTCSRGYAKDMVDAILHAGEEFGLKPAGEKRVIDWISSL; translated from the coding sequence ATGAAAGATATTAAAAGATACTCCCCCGTGGAGTTCAAGGTCACACCGCTCAAAACCGAAAACCGGGACCACTGGGATGTGGTCATGGAATACCACAACGAAGGGGACGGCCCCTGGCTGGTGGACCTGTGCCACCGGACCCGGCTGGACCTTCAGACCGGGAACCTGGATGCCAAAAAACCGTTCGGCATCACCATTCCCGCCACCCCCGGACAGTCCGTGCTGGAAAAAGGCATGCTTGTCAACCGCATGAACGGGATCCAGAGTTCCATTTATCATCTGGCAGGGGATGCCATTGACATGCCCAAGGAAACCGAATACACGGATGTGACGGAATCCACGGTGTTTCTGGCTATTATGGGCGAGGCCGTGTTTGCCATCTGTGAAAAACTGTCCGCCCTGGATTTTATGGACAAGAACCGGGAAACCCCGTTCCTGTATCAGGGACCGTTTTCCCATGTCCCCTGCCAGATCGTGACGTTGAGCCGGGATAAAGAAAAATCCGGCGTGGTCCTCACCTGTTCCAGGGGATATGCCAAAGACATGGTGGATGCCATTCTTCACGCAGGTGAGGAATTCGGCCTGAAACCGGCCGGTGAAAAACGCGTTATCGACTGGATCAGCAGTTTATAA
- a CDS encoding FAD-dependent oxidoreductase, translating to MMNRFNHLPTLKIDTSEKIPFTYKGKQYYGTKGDSVATALYANGVRIYARSLKYHRPRGLYSMDGECSNTMMEINGVPNVRTETTLLKPGMVIKEQNVKGSAENDLMGFIDKMDWAMPAGFYYDTMHKPAKIWPVAMKQIRKAAGIGKLSPDHHMPGKYDEIFPTCDVCVIGGGPAGMTAALAAAEKGLRVILMEARPWLGGQFDYRTSEYANRQTCHERAVQLAKEVKKTDNIRVFIHTANIGAYNNNLITGFQVGTEKDSFTERYIELRANSVVVATGCIERPLLFENNERPGVMQAGCALRLANTYGMLPGKTGVFSIGHDLGLEAAVALHDLGMAIPMIADIREDGQNPALLKAVTDRKITLLKGWVATEVHGRKQVKKVTLKSLDGTAEKTFDCDVLVASAGFTPLTGPLVVNQAKLKYDAHTNFFLPTDLPKKMHAAGRLLGYEDGLSIEASGHLAGLKAAYDCENCSIADLGEAKKAMESKPGPARGTKLVMAPVKGRKTFICFDEDTSIKNVKQSIDKGFDVPELIKRFSGAGLGPGQAGIPGHNLPLFTAKYQALPDIKIRPTTVRPPLVPTLIATYAGTNHTMLKRTPIDDLQRKDGGIFRNIGVWQRARYFSKDFSARKEIENVRNNVGMLDGSTLGKFRIHGPDALNALQRVYVSDLSKIKQGRVKYTAMCNDDGCVIDDGVVIKLGENDYYFSTSTGRAGQTIEWIRYHTRYENWDFALVNLTDAMGVINLSGPNARKVLEKVVDIDVSNEAFGFSEYKEFKVADTIPVKAMRLGFVGELSYELHVPSSYMKALWLILNEAGKEFKIQNFGVEAQNVLRMEKCHVILGQESEQRTNLLDIGLGFLWSRKKTGYKTVGVAALAQAEKDNTRLKLVGFKMENNGRAPRDGALIVDDRVRGHVCTARDSFSLNEAVGMALVEGDMSKVGTRLAFYEDECNGELIYGTVVETPFYDPAGQRMKM from the coding sequence ATGATGAACAGATTCAATCATCTGCCCACATTGAAAATAGATACCAGTGAGAAAATTCCCTTCACATACAAGGGGAAGCAGTATTACGGCACCAAAGGGGATAGCGTTGCCACGGCCCTGTATGCCAATGGGGTCAGAATCTATGCCAGAAGCCTGAAATATCATCGCCCCAGAGGACTTTACAGCATGGATGGAGAATGCTCCAACACCATGATGGAAATCAACGGGGTCCCCAATGTCCGCACGGAAACCACATTGCTCAAGCCCGGTATGGTGATCAAAGAGCAGAATGTCAAAGGATCGGCGGAAAACGATCTGATGGGGTTCATCGACAAGATGGACTGGGCCATGCCTGCGGGGTTTTATTATGACACCATGCACAAGCCCGCCAAAATCTGGCCCGTGGCCATGAAGCAGATCCGGAAAGCCGCCGGTATCGGCAAGCTGTCTCCGGATCATCACATGCCCGGCAAATATGATGAAATCTTTCCCACCTGCGATGTGTGCGTCATCGGCGGGGGTCCCGCCGGCATGACAGCGGCCCTGGCGGCGGCTGAAAAAGGGCTGCGGGTGATTCTCATGGAAGCCCGGCCCTGGCTGGGGGGACAGTTTGATTACCGCACATCCGAGTATGCCAATCGCCAGACCTGTCACGAAAGGGCGGTTCAGCTGGCAAAAGAAGTGAAAAAAACCGATAATATCCGGGTGTTTATCCACACCGCCAATATCGGGGCGTACAACAACAACCTGATCACCGGATTTCAGGTCGGCACGGAAAAAGACAGTTTCACGGAACGGTATATTGAACTCCGGGCCAACAGTGTGGTGGTGGCCACGGGATGCATCGAGCGGCCCCTGCTGTTTGAAAACAACGAACGGCCGGGCGTGATGCAGGCGGGATGTGCGCTTCGTCTGGCCAACACCTATGGGATGCTGCCCGGCAAAACCGGGGTGTTTTCCATCGGCCACGACCTGGGACTGGAAGCGGCCGTGGCCCTTCATGACTTAGGCATGGCCATTCCCATGATTGCCGATATCCGGGAAGACGGCCAGAATCCGGCCCTGCTCAAGGCCGTGACGGACCGGAAAATCACCCTTCTTAAAGGATGGGTGGCCACGGAAGTCCATGGCCGCAAACAGGTGAAAAAAGTCACCCTTAAAAGCCTGGACGGTACGGCGGAAAAAACCTTTGACTGTGACGTGCTGGTGGCATCTGCCGGATTCACCCCGTTGACCGGCCCCCTGGTGGTCAATCAGGCCAAACTCAAATATGATGCCCACACCAATTTTTTCCTGCCCACGGACCTGCCCAAAAAGATGCATGCGGCCGGCCGCCTGCTGGGATATGAAGACGGGCTGTCCATTGAAGCCTCGGGTCATCTGGCCGGTCTCAAAGCGGCTTATGACTGTGAAAACTGCTCCATTGCCGATCTGGGAGAGGCCAAAAAAGCCATGGAATCCAAACCCGGCCCGGCCCGGGGCACCAAACTGGTCATGGCACCGGTCAAGGGAAGAAAAACCTTTATCTGTTTTGATGAAGACACCAGCATTAAAAACGTCAAACAATCCATTGACAAGGGATTTGACGTGCCGGAACTGATCAAGCGGTTCTCCGGTGCGGGGCTGGGACCCGGCCAGGCCGGAATTCCCGGTCACAACCTGCCGCTGTTCACGGCCAAATATCAGGCCCTGCCGGATATCAAGATCCGGCCCACCACGGTGCGGCCGCCTCTGGTGCCGACTTTGATCGCCACCTATGCCGGTACCAACCATACCATGCTCAAAAGAACGCCCATTGATGACTTGCAGCGCAAAGACGGCGGGATCTTCAGAAACATCGGTGTGTGGCAGCGGGCCCGATATTTTTCAAAGGATTTTTCCGCCAGAAAAGAGATTGAAAATGTCCGGAACAACGTGGGCATGCTGGATGGTTCCACCCTGGGAAAATTCAGGATTCACGGGCCTGATGCATTGAACGCCCTGCAGCGGGTGTATGTGTCGGATCTGTCCAAAATCAAGCAAGGCCGGGTCAAATATACGGCCATGTGCAATGATGACGGATGTGTCATCGATGACGGCGTGGTCATCAAGCTGGGAGAAAATGATTACTATTTCTCCACCTCCACGGGCCGGGCCGGCCAGACCATTGAATGGATCCGGTATCATACCCGGTATGAGAACTGGGATTTTGCCCTGGTGAATCTGACCGATGCCATGGGGGTGATCAACCTGTCCGGGCCCAACGCCCGGAAAGTGCTTGAAAAAGTGGTGGACATCGATGTGTCCAACGAAGCGTTCGGGTTCAGTGAATACAAGGAATTCAAAGTGGCGGACACCATTCCGGTGAAAGCCATGCGCTTGGGCTTTGTGGGTGAGTTGTCCTATGAGCTGCACGTGCCCTCTTCCTATATGAAAGCCCTGTGGCTGATTCTCAACGAAGCCGGCAAAGAGTTCAAGATCCAGAATTTCGGTGTGGAAGCCCAGAACGTGCTGCGTATGGAAAAATGCCATGTCATTCTTGGCCAGGAATCGGAACAGCGGACCAATCTGCTGGATATCGGCCTGGGATTTCTCTGGTCCCGGAAAAAAACCGGGTATAAAACCGTGGGTGTGGCGGCCCTGGCCCAGGCGGAAAAAGACAACACCCGCCTGAAACTGGTGGGATTCAAGATGGAAAACAACGGCCGGGCCCCCAGAGACGGCGCTTTGATTGTGGATGACCGGGTCCGGGGCCATGTGTGTACGGCCAGAGACAGTTTTTCACTCAACGAAGCTGTGGGTATGGCCCTGGTGGAAGGTGACATGAGCAAGGTCGGCACCCGGCTGGCATTTTATGAAGATGAATGCAACGGCGAGCTGATTTACGGGACGGTGGTGGAAACCCCGTTCTACGATCCTGCCGGACAACGCATGAAAATGTAA
- a CDS encoding sarcosine oxidase subunit delta produces MALTITCPICGKRNGYEFRYGGEEKGPRPDEKDLTPESWCDYVHMNKCVAGVQQEWWFHRDGCGSWFTIFRDTTTNLEKETPEAKE; encoded by the coding sequence ATGGCGTTAACAATTACATGTCCGATCTGCGGTAAAAGAAACGGATATGAGTTCCGTTACGGCGGAGAGGAAAAAGGTCCCAGACCTGATGAAAAAGATCTGACCCCTGAAAGCTGGTGCGATTATGTCCACATGAACAAATGCGTGGCAGGCGTGCAGCAGGAATGGTGGTTTCACCGGGATGGATGCGGTTCATGGTTTACCATCTTCCGGGATACGACGACAAACCTTGAAAAGGAAACACCGGAGGCAAAAGAATGA
- a CDS encoding FAD-dependent oxidoreductase, whose protein sequence is MFFKSKPMWGKKTKLKSSYDVVLIGGGLHSLATAYYLAKEHGITDVAIIEKNYIGYGGAGRNTAIVRANQRTQYNVPLYKEALDLWPVLTKELDYNLMFNNCGNLNLMHSEAAMNAARMTIATAQFHGVESHLIDAKEAKELVPALNISEDITFPIHGAMFHPPGGVVRHDAVVWGLAKGAAKMGVEIHQQTEATGISTKNGKVTAVVTDKGIINTKQVLISAGGYSAALIHGFLGIKLPISVLTIQAMVTQPLKPILDHVVSSGAYHCYANQTLKGEIATGAHMDPWPNYTTLNTAHYIKHQAEALSEFLPALRGVRFMRIWGGLADMTPDMAPIMDGNEQIEGFFMDCGWGYFGFKSCSAVGRHMASFMATNTCPDILKPFALKRYQEHKLMGETAALVNYTPDN, encoded by the coding sequence ATGTTTTTTAAAAGCAAACCCATGTGGGGCAAAAAAACCAAGCTAAAATCAAGTTATGATGTGGTTCTCATTGGCGGCGGACTTCACAGTCTGGCCACCGCGTATTATCTGGCCAAAGAGCATGGCATCACCGATGTGGCGATCATAGAGAAAAACTATATCGGATACGGTGGCGCCGGCAGGAACACGGCCATTGTGCGCGCCAATCAGCGGACCCAGTACAATGTGCCGCTTTACAAGGAGGCCCTGGATCTGTGGCCGGTTCTGACCAAGGAACTGGATTACAACCTGATGTTCAACAACTGCGGCAACCTCAACCTGATGCATTCCGAAGCCGCCATGAACGCAGCCCGCATGACCATTGCCACGGCCCAGTTCCATGGGGTGGAATCCCATCTCATCGATGCCAAGGAAGCCAAGGAACTGGTGCCGGCATTGAACATTTCCGAGGACATCACCTTTCCCATCCACGGGGCCATGTTTCATCCCCCCGGAGGTGTGGTCCGCCATGATGCCGTGGTCTGGGGTCTGGCCAAAGGGGCTGCCAAAATGGGTGTGGAAATCCATCAGCAGACTGAAGCCACGGGCATCAGCACCAAAAACGGCAAAGTCACGGCCGTGGTCACGGACAAAGGAATCATCAACACCAAACAGGTGCTGATTTCCGCCGGCGGGTATTCCGCGGCTCTGATCCATGGATTTTTGGGCATCAAACTGCCCATCTCCGTTTTGACCATCCAGGCCATGGTGACCCAGCCCCTGAAACCGATTCTGGATCATGTGGTGTCCTCCGGGGCCTATCACTGCTATGCCAACCAGACCCTGAAGGGGGAAATCGCTACGGGTGCCCATATGGATCCCTGGCCCAACTACACCACCTTGAACACGGCCCATTATATCAAGCACCAGGCCGAGGCATTGTCTGAATTTCTGCCGGCCCTGCGCGGGGTGCGATTCATGCGGATCTGGGGCGGACTGGCGGACATGACGCCTGACATGGCACCCATCATGGACGGCAATGAGCAGATAGAAGGATTTTTCATGGACTGCGGCTGGGGATATTTCGGATTTAAATCCTGCTCTGCCGTGGGTCGTCACATGGCCAGTTTCATGGCCACCAACACCTGTCCTGACATACTTAAACCCTTTGCGTTGAAACGGTACCAGGAGCACAAGCTCATGGGGGAAACAGCGGCTTTGGTCAACTATACCCCGGACAATTAA
- a CDS encoding MurR/RpiR family transcriptional regulator, translating into MNDIASHPVIDDISSKLDTLTPKAQALGNYIMINPAKVVFMTTKELAEACEVSEATVVRFVATMGYKGYSDFQDALKDFINTGLSLPDRVNLKGIDEPGLDRLHRGILEELNNLKFLYENIDVERMNQFITHMDTSPFIYVTGSRLSYTFAYYLGWSLTKVRKGIQILKGSDSTAMDMLANAPAQSLVILTATTRYPNELIKLSKMIRRCGHTLLVLTDSSISPVIPFAHQSLVVPSKSIPFIGNVSGMLAVIQYMVQELAHRKGEALRTYQEQLEQVYLENDLLFNIDPK; encoded by the coding sequence ATGAATGACATAGCATCACACCCGGTGATCGATGATATTTCCAGCAAACTGGATACATTGACCCCCAAAGCCCAGGCCCTGGGCAACTATATTATGATCAATCCAGCCAAGGTGGTATTCATGACCACCAAGGAACTGGCCGAAGCCTGTGAGGTCAGCGAAGCCACGGTGGTGCGGTTTGTGGCCACGATGGGATACAAAGGATACTCGGATTTCCAGGATGCGCTCAAGGATTTCATCAACACCGGGTTGAGCCTGCCGGACCGGGTCAATCTCAAAGGCATTGACGAACCCGGACTGGACCGGCTTCACCGGGGAATTTTAGAAGAACTCAACAACCTCAAATTTCTGTATGAAAACATTGATGTGGAACGTATGAACCAGTTCATCACCCACATGGATACCAGTCCCTTTATTTATGTCACCGGTTCCCGGCTGTCCTACACATTTGCCTATTACCTGGGCTGGTCTCTGACCAAGGTGCGCAAGGGGATCCAGATTCTGAAAGGCAGCGATTCCACGGCCATGGACATGCTGGCCAATGCCCCGGCCCAGAGCCTGGTGATCCTCACGGCCACCACCCGGTATCCCAATGAGCTGATCAAGCTGAGCAAGATGATCCGGCGGTGCGGCCACACCCTGCTGGTGCTCACGGATTCCAGCATTTCTCCGGTGATTCCTTTTGCCCATCAGTCTCTGGTGGTGCCGTCCAAATCCATTCCGTTTATCGGCAACGTGTCCGGCATGCTGGCCGTGATCCAGTACATGGTTCAGGAGCTGGCCCACCGCAAAGGCGAGGCGTTGCGGACCTATCAGGAACAGCTGGAACAGGTGTATCTGGAAAATGACCTGCTGTTCAACATCGATCCCAAATAA
- a CDS encoding TSUP family transporter: MELSLVSLGILFVTGLCAGFVDAIAGGGGLIALPVLLALGLPPAQALGTNKLQGSFGTLSAAANFISKGLVDLRQCWIGMGFTFCGAVMGAVVIQGMDSGFIKHLIPVLLLVVFFYTLFSRTLGLKQSTPKMGRNLFFGLFGLGLGFYDGFFGPGTGSFWTGALLVFLGLDMTGAVGTTRVMNFVSNIVALTVFIIGGNVLWSAGLVMAAGQVIGARAGSGLAIRKGAVFIRPFFLTVVFLTIVRLIYVNYG, from the coding sequence ATGGAACTGTCACTGGTCAGCCTGGGCATTTTGTTTGTCACCGGCCTGTGTGCCGGGTTTGTGGATGCCATTGCCGGCGGGGGCGGACTCATTGCCTTGCCCGTGCTGCTGGCGCTGGGGCTGCCCCCGGCCCAGGCATTGGGCACCAACAAGCTCCAGGGCAGTTTCGGCACCTTGTCTGCGGCCGCCAATTTCATTTCCAAAGGCCTGGTGGATCTCCGCCAGTGCTGGATCGGCATGGGATTCACTTTTTGCGGGGCCGTCATGGGGGCCGTGGTTATCCAGGGTATGGATTCCGGGTTCATCAAACACCTGATTCCTGTCTTGCTTCTGGTGGTATTTTTTTATACCCTGTTTTCAAGAACCCTGGGGCTGAAGCAGAGCACCCCTAAAATGGGACGAAACCTGTTTTTCGGGCTGTTCGGCCTGGGATTAGGGTTTTATGACGGGTTTTTCGGCCCCGGCACCGGCTCATTCTGGACCGGGGCTTTGCTTGTTTTTTTAGGCCTGGACATGACCGGGGCTGTGGGCACCACCCGGGTAATGAATTTTGTATCCAACATCGTGGCGCTCACCGTATTCATCATCGGCGGCAATGTGCTGTGGTCCGCCGGACTGGTCATGGCAGCCGGCCAGGTCATCGGTGCCCGGGCCGGTTCCGGCCTGGCCATCCGGAAAGGGGCCGTGTTTATCCGGCCGTTTTTTCTGACCGTGGTGTTTTTGACCATTGTCCGGCTCATCTATGTCAACTATGGGTAG
- a CDS encoding prolyl-tRNA synthetase associated domain-containing protein has protein sequence MLQTQKELLTLLSDIGIEYTNHEHPAVFTVEEAALHQDGIKGAHSKNLFFKDKKKNLFLVVTLADKPIKIKEVAKKIGGNNMSFAKPDLLMEVLGMIPGAVTPFAAVNIKDHEVKIVLDEELMAHDLLNFHPLENTATTTIASDDLVKFLEHCGQSPEIIRL, from the coding sequence ATGTTACAAACCCAGAAAGAACTGCTCACCCTGTTGTCTGATATCGGCATTGAATACACCAACCATGAACACCCGGCCGTGTTTACCGTGGAAGAGGCAGCCCTGCACCAGGACGGCATCAAGGGGGCACACAGCAAAAACCTGTTTTTCAAGGACAAGAAAAAAAATCTGTTTTTAGTGGTGACCCTGGCGGACAAACCCATCAAAATCAAGGAAGTGGCCAAAAAAATCGGGGGCAACAACATGTCTTTTGCCAAGCCCGACCTGCTCATGGAAGTCCTGGGCATGATCCCGGGGGCTGTCACCCCGTTTGCCGCTGTCAATATCAAGGACCATGAGGTCAAGATCGTGCTGGACGAAGAGTTGATGGCGCACGATCTGCTCAATTTCCATCCCCTGGAAAACACGGCCACCACCACCATCGCATCCGATGACCTGGTGAAATTTCTGGAACACTGCGGCCAGTCACCCGAGATTATCCGGCTGTAG
- the glpK gene encoding glycerol kinase GlpK produces MTSYIGAVDQGTTSTRFIIFDQNGNMVSVSRTTHDQICEKPGWVAHDPAQIRDNTFTVIERALAKAGLTGKDLAAIGVTNQRETVAAWDRHTGKPLYHAVVWQCARSDEICRNLDAVYGKDCFRQQTGLPTATYFSGPKIKWMMDHVPAVRQAVDNGTALFGTMDTWVIWNLTGGPGKGNHVTDVTNASRTLLMNLNTLDWDPDILKTLGIPRDCLPAIVPSSDPAALGRTHAPGPLGHGVTVGGALGDQQAALFGHTCFAPGEAKNTYGTGCFLLFNTGHKIIFSRHGLLTTPAYQIHGERPVYALEGSIAYAGALVQWVRDNLGLIASAPEIEDLANTVEDNGDVYCVPAFSGLFAPHWRPDARGVIAGLTQYATKGHIARAVLEATAYQTKDIVEAISKDLGKHLDLTALKVDGGMVENHTLMQFQADILDKKVIRPKVTETTALGAAYAAGLAVGFWPDTGSLKEKWQAHTTWYPHMDDLRRTRLYDSWQKAVKTSFGWC; encoded by the coding sequence ATGACATCCTATATCGGTGCCGTGGACCAGGGTACCACCAGCACCCGATTCATCATTTTTGACCAAAACGGCAACATGGTGTCCGTCAGCCGGACGACACATGACCAGATCTGTGAAAAACCCGGGTGGGTGGCCCATGATCCGGCCCAGATCCGGGACAACACTTTCACTGTCATTGAAAGGGCACTGGCAAAGGCCGGTCTTACCGGCAAAGACCTGGCTGCCATCGGGGTCACCAACCAGAGAGAGACCGTGGCGGCCTGGGACCGGCACACGGGAAAACCGCTGTATCATGCCGTTGTATGGCAGTGCGCCAGAAGCGATGAGATCTGCCGGAATCTGGATGCCGTGTACGGCAAAGACTGCTTTAGGCAGCAGACGGGGCTGCCCACGGCCACCTATTTTTCCGGTCCCAAGATCAAATGGATGATGGACCATGTCCCCGCGGTCAGACAGGCCGTGGACAACGGCACGGCCCTGTTCGGCACCATGGACACCTGGGTGATCTGGAATCTCACGGGCGGACCGGGAAAAGGAAACCATGTCACGGATGTGACCAATGCCTCCCGGACCCTGCTCATGAATCTGAACACCCTGGACTGGGACCCGGATATCCTGAAAACTCTCGGAATTCCCCGGGACTGCCTGCCGGCCATTGTGCCGTCTTCGGATCCGGCTGCGCTGGGCAGGACCCATGCCCCCGGCCCCCTGGGACACGGGGTGACCGTGGGCGGTGCCTTAGGGGACCAGCAGGCCGCGCTGTTCGGCCACACCTGCTTTGCCCCGGGAGAGGCCAAAAACACCTATGGCACGGGCTGTTTTCTGCTGTTCAACACCGGGCACAAGATCATTTTTTCCCGGCACGGCCTGCTCACCACCCCGGCATACCAGATCCACGGAGAAAGGCCGGTGTATGCGCTGGAAGGGTCCATTGCCTATGCCGGGGCCCTGGTGCAGTGGGTCCGGGACAACCTGGGGCTGATCGCCTCGGCCCCGGAAATCGAGGATCTGGCCAACACCGTTGAAGACAACGGGGATGTGTACTGCGTGCCCGCGTTTTCCGGGCTGTTCGCCCCGCACTGGCGGCCCGATGCCAGAGGGGTGATTGCCGGGCTGACCCAGTATGCCACCAAAGGCCATATCGCCCGGGCCGTGCTGGAGGCAACCGCATATCAGACAAAAGATATCGTGGAAGCCATTTCAAAGGACCTGGGCAAACACCTGGATCTCACCGCATTGAAGGTGGACGGCGGCATGGTGGAAAATCACACATTGATGCAGTTCCAGGCCGATATTCTCGACAAAAAGGTGATCCGGCCCAAAGTCACGGAAACCACGGCCTTAGGGGCGGCCTATGCGGCGGGCCTGGCCGTGGGGTTCTGGCCGGACACCGGATCCCTGAAAGAAAAATGGCAGGCACACACCACCTGGTATCCACACATGGATGACCTTCGTCGGACCCGGTTGTACGACAGCTGGCAGAAAGCCGTGAAAACCTCTTTTGGATGGTGCTGA